From the genome of Neisseria lisongii, one region includes:
- a CDS encoding metal ABC transporter solute-binding protein, Zn/Mn family: MKQWKLGVIAALLAGAAQAAPLPVVTSFSILGDVAKQVGGERVAVQSLVGANQDAHAYHMTSGDIKKIRSAKLVLLNGLGLEGADVQRAVKQSKVPFAEATKNITALKAEEGGHHHHHHHDGDHDHDHDHDHDHDHDHHHHHDHGEFDPHVWTDPVLMVTYAQNVGNALIQADPEGKAYYQQRLTAYQNQLKKLHSDAQAAFGSVPADKRKVLTAHDAFSYMAKRYNVSFIAPQGVSSAAEPSAKQVASIIRQIKREGINAVFVENIKDTRMVDRIAKETGVRVSGKLYSDALGSAPADTYIGMYRYNVKALTDAMKK; encoded by the coding sequence ATGAAACAGTGGAAACTGGGTGTGATTGCAGCGTTGTTGGCGGGTGCGGCTCAAGCTGCGCCGTTGCCGGTGGTAACCAGCTTCAGCATTTTGGGTGATGTGGCGAAACAGGTCGGCGGCGAGCGTGTTGCCGTGCAGAGTTTGGTCGGTGCCAACCAAGATGCCCATGCGTATCACATGACCAGCGGCGATATTAAAAAAATCCGTTCTGCCAAGCTGGTGTTGTTAAACGGTTTGGGCTTGGAAGGTGCTGATGTACAGCGTGCGGTGAAACAGAGCAAAGTGCCGTTTGCCGAAGCAACGAAAAACATTACTGCCTTGAAAGCCGAAGAGGGCGGCCATCACCATCATCATCACCATGATGGCGATCACGATCATGACCACGATCATGACCACGATCATGACCACGATCACCACCATCATCACGACCACGGCGAGTTTGACCCGCATGTTTGGACCGACCCTGTATTAATGGTAACTTACGCCCAAAATGTCGGTAACGCCCTGATTCAGGCCGACCCTGAAGGCAAAGCCTACTACCAGCAACGTTTGACTGCGTATCAAAACCAGCTGAAAAAGCTGCACAGCGATGCTCAGGCGGCATTCGGTTCTGTGCCTGCCGACAAACGCAAAGTGCTGACGGCGCATGATGCATTCTCTTATATGGCAAAACGTTATAATGTGAGCTTTATTGCGCCGCAGGGCGTGAGCAGCGCCGCCGAGCCGTCTGCCAAACAGGTGGCTTCGATTATCCGCCAAATCAAGCGCGAGGGCATTAATGCCGTGTTTGTCGAAAACATTAAAGATACCCGCATGGTGGACCGTATTGCCAAAGAAACCGGCGTGCGTGTGAGCGGCAAACTGTATTCCGATGCTTTGGGTAGCGCACCGGCCGATACCTATATCGGTATGTACCGCTACAATGTCAAAGCCTTGACCGATGCCATGAAAAAATAA
- a CDS encoding metal ABC transporter permease translates to MNLQELVFAPFIEFDFMRYALASIVCLALSAAPVGVFLVMRRMSLVGDALSHAVLPGAAIGYMFAGLSLPAMSIGGFAAGMLMALLAGLVSRFTALKEDANFAAFYLSSLAIGVVLVSKNGDSVDLLHLLFGSVLAVDIQALQLIAAVASLTLVILAVIYRPLVLESIDPLFLQAVKGRGGFWHVVFLILVVMNLVAGFQALGTLMSVGLMMLPAITARLWARSLGQLMLLSVLLALLCGLGGLLFSYHIEIPSGPAIILCCGTVYLLSVVFGWEGGILVKWLRRKRHRAA, encoded by the coding sequence ATGAATTTACAAGAACTTGTTTTTGCCCCCTTTATCGAATTCGACTTTATGCGCTATGCCTTAGCGTCTATCGTCTGTCTGGCATTGAGCGCCGCACCGGTGGGCGTATTTTTGGTGATGCGCCGCATGAGTTTGGTCGGCGATGCCCTCAGCCATGCGGTTTTGCCCGGCGCTGCGATTGGCTATATGTTTGCCGGACTAAGCTTGCCGGCGATGAGCATAGGCGGATTTGCCGCCGGTATGCTGATGGCGCTGCTGGCAGGATTGGTCAGCCGGTTTACCGCTTTGAAGGAAGATGCCAATTTTGCTGCTTTTTATTTGAGCAGTTTGGCCATCGGCGTGGTGTTGGTCAGCAAAAACGGCGACAGCGTTGATTTGCTGCATTTGCTGTTCGGCTCGGTGCTGGCGGTGGATATTCAGGCATTGCAACTGATTGCAGCGGTGGCGAGTCTGACGCTGGTGATATTGGCAGTGATTTACCGCCCGCTGGTGCTGGAAAGCATCGACCCGCTGTTTTTGCAGGCAGTTAAGGGGCGGGGCGGTTTTTGGCATGTGGTGTTTCTGATTCTGGTGGTGATGAATCTGGTAGCGGGTTTTCAGGCATTGGGTACGCTGATGTCGGTCGGTCTGATGATGTTGCCGGCGATTACCGCCCGCCTGTGGGCAAGAAGTTTGGGACAACTGATGTTGTTGTCCGTTTTACTGGCGCTGCTGTGCGGCTTGGGCGGACTGCTGTTTTCCTACCACATCGAAATTCCGTCCGGTCCGGCAATTATTTTATGCTGCGGCACAGTCTATCTGCTCTCGGTCGTATTCGGTTGGGAAGGCGGTATTTTGGTCAAATGGCTGCGGCGCAAACGCCATCGTGCGGCTTGA
- a CDS encoding metal ABC transporter ATP-binding protein, with protein MSIVVENLTVSYQHRPVVHHVSTEFADGSMWAVFGPNGAGKSTLLKAVMGLQKTDTGKVSLNGLRRQDIAYLPQQSDIDRSQPMTVFELAAMGLWYEIGFFGRVNAEQRRRVHQALERVDMSDFAGRQIAHLSNGQFQRVLFARMLAQNAKFLLLDEPFNAVDARTTYALLDVLRRCHGDGQAVIAVLHDYEQVRAYFPKTLLIAREKIACGATEQVLVDDYLLQANAAMQQQESADWCAV; from the coding sequence ATGAGTATTGTGGTTGAAAATCTGACAGTCAGCTACCAGCACCGGCCGGTGGTCCACCATGTTTCCACCGAATTTGCCGACGGCTCGATGTGGGCGGTGTTCGGGCCGAACGGGGCGGGGAAATCCACGCTGCTGAAGGCGGTAATGGGGCTGCAGAAAACGGATACCGGCAAAGTGTCTCTAAACGGGCTGCGCCGTCAGGATATTGCCTATTTGCCGCAGCAGTCGGATATCGACCGCAGCCAGCCGATGACGGTATTCGAGCTGGCAGCGATGGGGTTGTGGTACGAAATCGGCTTTTTCGGCAGGGTGAATGCCGAGCAGCGCCGACGGGTGCATCAGGCTTTGGAACGGGTGGACATGAGCGATTTTGCCGGACGGCAGATTGCGCATTTGTCCAACGGCCAGTTTCAGAGGGTATTGTTTGCCCGCATGTTGGCACAAAATGCCAAATTTTTATTGTTGGACGAGCCGTTTAATGCGGTAGATGCCCGCACAACCTATGCGTTGCTGGACGTATTGCGCCGTTGCCACGGCGACGGTCAGGCAGTGATTGCCGTGTTGCACGATTACGAACAGGTACGGGCGTATTTCCCGAAAACTCTGTTGATTGCACGGGAAAAAATCGCCTGCGGTGCAACCGAGCAGGTATTGGTGGACGATTATCTGCTGCAGGCGAATGCGGCCATGCAGCAACAGGAATCCGCCGACTGGTGTGCGGTATAG
- a CDS encoding phage holin family protein translates to MSIGETVRHGKILLNQGVDLLLLRLQLLSVNIAEQTEHAVRLAVYLVLALIFLFVGLISLLFGLNRILDDQTAVWVFFGIAALGVVLIIGVLAAIAGSWKNRSHAVSQTLSDMRTDIAYLRGEAEKEGEGE, encoded by the coding sequence ATGAGTATCGGAGAAACCGTCCGTCACGGAAAAATTTTATTGAATCAAGGCGTAGATTTATTATTGCTGCGCCTGCAACTGTTGAGCGTCAATATCGCCGAGCAGACCGAACACGCCGTGCGGCTGGCAGTTTATTTGGTGTTGGCACTGATTTTCCTGTTTGTCGGCTTAATCAGCCTGCTGTTCGGATTAAACAGAATATTGGACGACCAAACCGCCGTGTGGGTATTTTTCGGCATTGCCGCCCTCGGCGTGGTACTGATTATCGGCGTATTGGCAGCGATTGCCGGCAGTTGGAAAAACCGCAGCCACGCCGTTTCCCAAACCCTGAGCGATATGCGTACCGACATCGCCTACCTGCGCGGCGAAGCAGAAAAAGAAGGAGAGGGCGAATGA
- a CDS encoding DUF883 family protein, giving the protein MSKHDYDARKQALLDDIREVMNDVESLYQNGVEAGSDEAKAAKAKLQEKLDAAKEKLIRFEEEAAERVKHHAEQARDKYETFKDEAGKRFDEGKRRFAEFEEEARQSVRDRAAQADDAIRDKPYYAMGIAALAGLVVGALLNRR; this is encoded by the coding sequence ATGAGCAAACATGATTATGACGCACGCAAACAGGCTTTGTTGGACGATATCCGCGAAGTAATGAATGATGTCGAATCACTGTACCAAAACGGCGTTGAAGCAGGCAGCGACGAAGCCAAAGCGGCGAAAGCAAAATTGCAGGAAAAACTCGATGCCGCCAAAGAAAAACTGATCCGCTTTGAAGAAGAGGCGGCAGAACGTGTGAAACACCATGCAGAACAGGCACGGGACAAATACGAAACCTTTAAAGACGAAGCAGGCAAACGTTTTGACGAAGGCAAACGCCGTTTCGCCGAATTTGAAGAAGAAGCCCGCCAAAGCGTGCGCGACCGTGCGGCGCAGGCAGACGATGCCATTCGGGACAAACCTTATTACGCCATGGGCATTGCCGCTTTAGCAGGTTTGGTGGTCGGCGCATTGCTGAACCGCCGCTAA